The Micromonas commoda chromosome 6, complete sequence genome includes the window CCGCAAGCGGAagagccgcgacgaggacgaagcgATCGCGCCCAACCCTAGCGCATCGTTCCAGATGTTGGGCGGGACCGGGACGATAACCGCGCGGTTCATGCGCGACTCCGGCGCGCTTtggcgcgatcgcgacgacgccgcgctccgcgcccgACTCGCCGATGACGGCTACGTCTTGctccgacgcgcgctcgacccggccgcggtccgcgccgccgcccggtgcGTCCTCCGagccctgcgccgcgcgaggcccgAAGCCTTCGCACGGTTTGGGAACGACGACGCatcctccccatcctcctccgacgacgtcctcgccgtcggcgcctcgGGCCTCGGGCTGCTCTCCATGCCGGAGGTGGCGCAGCTTCCGAAGGTTCGGGACGTGCTCGAGCACCCGTCGCTGTTCGCGCTGGCGGACGCCCTGCtccgtccggcggcggcggacacggCTGTGTGCGCCGAGCATCAATCGTCGTCGATCATCACTGCCAAGTACAAATGGCTGAgagccgtcgcggggggcgagtTCACGGGCGTGCACGTGGACCGCgtgttcctcggcggcggcgggcacgacgcgctcgtcacgCTCTGGAtcccgctcggcgccgtgcgacgcgtcgacggtcCCATCATGGTGGCCCGAGGATCTCATCGTTCAAAGGAGTTTAAAAACTTTCGAGAGACGTACGGCCGAAGCGacgtgggcgccgacggcacaCACAGCGGCTGggccaccgacgacgcgtccgcgctgccGGGGTTACTGCGGAAGATGAACGGCCGCGGAAACGCCAATCGAAACGGCTCGTCTTCATGCGACGTGGACTGGCGCACGGCGGATTTTgaacccggcgacgtcgtcgcgctcggcgtcgacgcgtgccACATGTCGGCGTCGAATGAGAGCGGCGCaaacacagctggcgggaagggcgcgagggtgaggcTGAGCTGCGACACGCGGTGGCAGCCGGCGTGCAAGGAGACGGATCCGAGGATCAGGGTGTGGAGGCGCagggtcggcgacgccgtcgtggacgaggtcAGGGATAGAGCTCGGTAGTAGACCCGCGGGTTGACGATGTAAACCAGAAAGTTAGAATTTTGTCCGAGCCGTGACGAGACTGCGAGTGAGTCAACCCTGATGAATGGGTCCGTTGCTTTCGTGCGACGAAACCGCACTGCTCCTGACGCCCGGCATTGACGCGCGTGACcacgacgcgaccgccgtGATGGTGCGATATCTCGCCCGTTCGAACCTTTAGGACGCcaaccgcgcgcgtgcggggTGTTTTCCCGACGCGGAcccccgaacccgcgcgcgttccccccaaccccgcgacgaccggATTTGGGTCACCGCTGCTGCATTCGAACGGGGTTGGAGCCCAAGGCGGATTGGCTGACCTCCACCTTCCCCGTCTTCCCCTCGCCCTTTCCCCGCAGACTTTCAAGACTCAAAGCCTGGGGCAGCTCCAGGCGCAGCGCGAGACCAAGCGCAGGCAGCAGGATAacttcaccgccgccctccaATCGTGAGCGCCCCGGCCCTGCTCGTCCCATCGACAAATGCCCCCCGTTGAGAAAAAATCTTCCCCCCGACCGCGCGAGCGGATGGGCCCCGCCGAACCCCCGCGActgacccgcgcccgtccgccGCAACCCCCGCAGCCGCATCGATGAGAacatcgccatcgccagcGCGGTCCACTCCTTCGAGAAGACGGACgacatccgccgcgcgcgcgaggcgcgcgagcgagcggcCGAGGAGCGCCAGCTCGAGGCACTGTACCGCGCGcacaaggagaaggagctccgagcgcgcgcgcgcgccgaggaggaggccatcgtggacgcgctcgaggccaagaagaaggaggcgtcCAGGCGCCAGCTCCTCGTCAAGCAGGTTGCGGATAACTCCCaggagctgcgcgagctcaaggagaagcTTCGATGCGCCGAGGTGAGCTACGAGCGCCAGCTGCAGATGGAGGAAGCCGCCATGCtcaaggagcgcgaggacgagtacgacgccgcgatccaCTCCGTCATGGAGCAGCAGCGGGTCAAGGCGGtgttcgaggaggagcgcgcgatggctGCCAAGCGCAAGGAGCGAGCCGCGTCCagggaggtgctcgccgagcaaatcgaggagaagaaagccgcgcaggaggaggcgagggtcGAATACCtcaaggagcgcgagcaggtggacgccatcgcgcgggccatcgcggaggaggacgaggcggagcgccTGCGCAAGGCCCAGAAGGTCAAGGACACCAAGGCTTGGGTGGCGAAAtttctcgagctccgcgaagATTTGCGCGAGCAGGAGCGCCAACGgctgctggaggaggaggcgcagaTTGCTcggttcgccgcggagatcgagCGCAGGCAGAAGGCCACCGAGGGTATGCGCGAGGCGCAGCAAGCCGAGAAGGACCGCAtcctcgagaagctcgcgaaggagaaggaggagaacgaccgccgccgcgacgagatggaggagCTCATCAACCGCCTCTActtcgaggaggcggaggagaagcatcgcgccgccgcgaaggagaaggctgcgcgccgggcggccaTGGAGCGGGACGTCAAGGAGGCAAACGAGCAGCAGCGTCGCATCAAGGAGGCGATCAGGGTCCGCGAGATCGAGCAGGAGCAGGAGTTCCGCAGGGTGATGCTCGAGAAGTTTGCCGAGGAGGATCGCGTGGAGCAGATGAACGCGCAGCGCAGGCGCATGAAGATGCAGGAGCACAAGCGCGAGGTGgagcggctcgcggcggtgaagaaaGCCATGTTCGAGGAGCAGatggcgcgggaggaggaggaggcggaggcgatcagggaggcggaggctggtCGGGCCGCCAtcgtggaggaggagaggaagCGGCTGCTGGTGGaacacgcggcgaggctgaaGGATTTCCTGCCCAAGGGggtgctcgcgtcgggcgaggaCCTCGACCTGATCAACACGGTGTCGTCGAGGCTCGGGTCGATGTCGATGACCGGGACGAGCAGGGCGGGGaccagggcggcggggtccaaGGCTTTCGCCATGTGACAAAGACGATTAACGCGAAAAAGCGAAAAAGTGATGATTTTATAAAAACGTCTTTACTACACCGAACGACGTCAGGCGTCGTCCCTCCCGGCGAGCGAGGGCCTTCGCACCGCGggtctcgacgccgcgagccgcggcaTCCGCACGCCACCGACCGGGATCGATCCGCCGACCTCGGGCTCGCCCGGCGGAGCCATCACGTCCACCTTACCCGTCTGCAGATAAAACGCCGGAGTCACCCACGCGCCGCACCCGCACTGGCAGCCGCTCCAGTTGAACGCCCCGATCTTCACCTCGCACCGCGGGCAGCTCAGCTTACCCTCCGTGGAAACCCCGTCCTCAACGCCCTGCATCCACGCGATGGGCTGCGTGAAGAGGTTCTGACACCCCCCCGCCGATCCCGACCCtgaccccgcgcccgccgcctccatcttATGCCGCTTCCTCCAGCtgaacgcgtcgatgccctGCCCGGGTCGGTGCGGCAGGAGGTtacccccgcgcgccaccaGCCGCCCGCACCGCCTGCATCGGATCATGCTCCCAGCctccctgccgccgccgtgcctcggaccgacgatggcgacgctcgcggagccGACAAACGGGACGAACCGATCGACTCGCGtttcgccgccagctgtgcgctcgtcgccagctgtgtcgacgtcggcgcccggaTCCGGTTGGACGTCCGTGGCGTCGACGTACCCGCGGTACTCCCTGCGCCTCGCGAGTCGCGCGACGCTGTAGAGCCTGTAGGCCTCGTCGGCCATGTTCAGCTTGCAGTCCATGGAGCGCCACAGGCGGAGTTGAGCCACGAAGCCCGCGTTgggatcggcgcggggatgcgcgcggcggacgacttcgagggcgtcgtccgcgtcgacgccgcgggtcttcatgacgtgcgcggcgatgaccgcgcacgagcgcgagacgCCCGCGTGACAGTGCacgagcgccccgccgccccgcctcgtggacgcggcggacgaggacgccgcagCTGCTtccgcatcgtcgtcgttcaccgccgccgccgccgcggcgcggttggcgtcgcggagccgCAGGGCGTCCCGGATGAACGCGACGCAGGCGGGGATCTGCGTGAGAaggtccccgtcctcgtcgtcctcgagctccacgCTCAGCGTCTTCACGCCGTTCGAACCGCCGGCCggtccggcgtcgtcgtcgtcgtcgtcgtcgcccgcgggatGCCCGGGAGGCGGGTAGCCGATGGAGATGAGGTGCGTGATGCCCAGGCTcgggtccgcgagcgccgaggcgacggccgcCTCGGAGCACACCCACAGCCCGGGCTCCACCTCCGAcgggcgctcctcgcccatGTCGACGGCTGTGACGACTCGGCTCCAACGCCGCTTGGACTGGAGAGGAGTTTTCTCGGACCGAGTGCCCACTTCAATTCATTCGTCAGAGCGTCCCGCGACATGGTGcggctcgacgagctcgacgagaccgtcgcgcccgcgcagcTTCAACtgcacgcgtcgcccgtcaccgccgtccccggcctGTGGCTGgcgagccgcgacgcgtgcgcgacgcccgcggcggcggcgcagctggAGTCCGCCGGGGTGAGCTCGATCCTGGTCTTCGGGCCCACCGGACGgtgggtcgacgacgacgtcttcggcggggacggacgcgtccacgtctacgcgcgcgcgacgaacggcgcGCTCATCACCAACCTGAAGGACGCCTGCGacttcctcgcgcgcgccctcccaggcggcgtcgcgtgcgtcagcgacgaacgaggcgacgacggtgacgcatcggggggcggggacggggagcccggcgcggcgttcgtgtGCGCCGCGTACATGATCGTGGCGAAGGGGATGGGCGcgcaggaggcggcggatgcggtggAGACGAGCAGGCCGGGATGCGGGCTCAGAGCCCACGACGAGTTCATGAAGAACCTGAGGTTCCTGCAGAGGAACGGCATACCCGATTGGGCCTAGCTCTAGACTTGCCGTGAACGCTGAAACATCGTAGATCCGCGTGCGGCACAACGAACGACACCGGGCGCCatggacgagcgcgagccgccgctcACTGGGGATCCCCACCCGGAGACGTGGGACCTCGTGTGCATCGGGACCGGACTCGCCGAATCCCTCCTCGCGGggtacgcgccgcccgcccgccccgtcccctcGCCTCGCCATCGAAGCACcgcctcggcacccgcgcgacgccgaagaaGATCTCCTCACCCGTCCGTCGCCCCACCGTCGATGCCCTCCTCTCTGACGCCGTCCCGTCCCGATCCCGATCCACCCATCGACGCGCAGGTCCGCCGCCAAAGCCGGCAAGAAGGTGCTGCACCTggaccccgcggacgcctacggcggcgcgtggggcgTCCTGCGCGAGTcacccgacgacgtcggctgGATCCTACccaccgcgggggacgaacgacgcggggtgCACACCGCCGGCCACGTCCCGCTCGATCCAAACGAGGTCCCGTTCcccgcacgcggcgcaccCGTCCCGAGCGTGGCGTACGCCTCGTGGTCCACGATATGCCCCGacccagccgccgcggcgacgtcgctggGCAACCGGCGGAGATTCTCGctggacctcgccgcgcccaagctGTGCTTCGGAGCCGATCGTttcatcgacgcgctcgtcgactcCGGGGCGCACAAGTACTGCGAGTTCAAGGCGGTCAATCAGACGTGGATGCTGtgggacgggcgcgcgcacccggtgccggcgtcgcgcgcggaggtgttCAGGGACCGGCACATGACCCCGGGGGAGAAGCGATCGCTGATGCGTCTTCTCAAGAGCGTCGTGTCGCGCATatcggcgaacgcggacgaAGGATTGGTCGTCGGCAGCGgggaccccgacgacgcgaacgtggcgatcggcgcgccgggAAGCGAGTGGGGGGGTTCAGGGGGCgaaagtcggcacccggggacggccGCTGGGGatggcggggacgacgatggcgtgTGCCCGGACCCGAGCGAGCGCTTTCGCGAGTGCCTCTCcgttcgccaccgcctctccccacgcctcgccgcggcggtccagtacgcgctcgcgctcagcgacgacgacttcgtcgccgcgggtgcggggTTTCGCGCGCTTGGCAGGTACGTCGCGTCGTTGGGAAGGTTCGGgccgggcgtcggcgctgcgCTTACCCCCGCGTACGGATCCGGAGAGTTTCCGCAGGCGTTTTGTcgagtcgccgcggtgggtgGGGCGACGTACGTGTTGAGACTGCCGGTGCGTTCGTACGTGCTGGATGGGGAGacggagggtgccgagggtgccgagggtgccgagggtgccgactccgacgacgtgAAAGACGATGACGCGAACGGAggcgcgaaggagggcggGAAGACGAAGTCGTCGACGATTCGAAGGGAAGTGACCGGGATCGTGACCGAGGGCGGGCAGACGATTCGctgccgcgcgctcgcgacgagccgatgcgcggcgccgtggtcgGTGAACACGTCGGGCAAAAAAGAGTCGGACAAAAACGTCGGACACAaacgtcgacgtcggtggGTTTCCCGCGGCGTCTGGATCGTGGACGGCTCGGCGTTTCCCGAGGGTTGCGACCTCGGGCTGCTCGTCTTCCCGCCCGGCGTCGGTCCCCCGGGGGTtccggcgggttcggcggcgcgggtgacgcagctgggcgccgccgtcgccgtcgcacccCGCGGGACGTTCGTGCTTCACGCGTCCGtgtcggcggacgcggacgcggtggacgagggggcgacgagcgcggaggacgacctGCGCGGGGTGCTCGAGATGCTAGCGGAGACGGACCCCCCGGTCGATCGCGCGGACC containing:
- a CDS encoding predicted protein produces the protein MGPLLSCDETALLLTPGIDARDHDATAVMTQSLGQLQAQRETKRRQQDNFTAALQSRIDENIAIASAVHSFEKTDDIRRAREARERAAEERQLEALYRAHKEKELRARARAEEEAIVDALEAKKKEASRRQLLVKQVADNSQELRELKEKLRCAEVSYERQLQMEEAAMLKEREDEYDAAIHSVMEQQRVKAVFEEERAMAAKRKERAASREVLAEQIEEKKAAQEEARVEYLKEREQVDAIARAIAEEDEAERLRKAQKVKDTKAWVAKFLELREDLREQERQRLLEEEAQIARFAAEIERRQKATEGMREAQQAEKDRILEKLAKEKEENDRRRDEMEELINRLYFEEAEEKHRAAAKEKAARRAAMERDVKEANEQQRRIKEAIRVREIEQEQEFRRVMLEKFAEEDRVEQMNAQRRRMKMQEHKREVERLAAVKKAMFEEQMAREEEEAEAIREAEAGRAAIVEEERKRLLVEHAARLKDFLPKGVLASGEDLDLINTVSSRLGSMSMTGTSRAGTRAAGSKAFAM
- a CDS encoding predicted protein codes for the protein MGEERPSEVEPGLWVCSEAAVASALADPSLGITHLISIGYPPPGHPAGDDDDDDDAGPAGGSNGVKTLSVELEDDEDGDLLTQIPACVAFIRDALRLRDANRAAAAAAVNDDDAEAAAASSSAASTRRGGGALVHCHAGVSRSCAVIAAHVMKTRGVDADDALEVVRRAHPRADPNAGFVAQLRLWRSMDCKLNMADEAYRLYSVARLARRREYRGYVDATDVQPDPGADVDTAGDERTAGGETRVDRFVPFVGSASVAIVGPRHGGGREAGSMIRCRRCGRLVARGGNLLPHRPGQGIDAFSWRKRHKMEAAGAGSGSGSAGGCQNLFTQPIAWMQGVEDGVSTEGKLSCPRCEVKIGAFNWSGCQCGCGAWVTPAFYLQTGKVDVMAPPGEPEVGGSIPVGGVRMPRLAASRPAVRRPSLAGRDDA
- a CDS encoding predicted protein — translated: MVRLDELDETVAPAQLQLHASPVTAVPGLWLASRDACATPAAAAQLESAGVSSILVFGPTGRWVDDDVFGGDGRVHVYARATNGALITNLKDACDFLARALPGGVACVSDERGDDGDASGGGDGEPGAAFVCAAYMIVAKGMGAQEAADAVETSRPGCGLRAHDEFMKNLRFLQRNGIPDWA
- a CDS encoding predicted protein, with product MDEREPPLTGDPHPETWDLVCIGTGLAESLLAGSAAKAGKKVLHLDPADAYGGAWGVLRESPDDVGWILPTAGDERRGVHTAGHVPLDPNEVPFPARGAPVPSVAYASWSTICPDPAAAATSLGNRRRFSLDLAAPKLCFGADRFIDALVDSGAHKYCEFKAVNQTWMLWDGRAHPVPASRAEVFRDRHMTPGEKRSLMRLLKSVVSRISANADEGLVVGSGDPDDANVAIGAPGSEWGGSGGESRHPGTAAGDGGDDDGVCPDPSERFRECLSVRHRLSPRLAAAVQYALALSDDDFVAAGAGFRALGRYVASLGRFGPGVGAALTPAYGSGEFPQAFCRVAAVGGATYVLRLPVRSYVLDGETEGAEGAEGAEGADSDDVKDDDANGGAKEGGKTKSSTIRREVTGIVTEGGQTIRCRALATSRCAAPWSVNTSGKKESDKNVGHKRRRRWVSRGVWIVDGSAFPEGCDLGLLVFPPGVGPPGVPAGSAARVTQLGAAVAVAPRGTFVLHASVSADADAVDEGATSAEDDLRGVLEMLAETDPPVDRADPVDREGRGSADEGAGGDGDEKSAPGDGDGDGVAEAKGDGVFPGVAKPRLVWGAFYRQSYDDDDDDDDVDDGAPANAATCPEPDASCDFVGAVRGAERAAARLFGGWDAGGDGEKLRLFPGAASAAAGGDTAGDGAGTSPTGGDEEDEMDALLRDIPGLPPAD